The DNA window GATGATATCGCTTGGACTGTGGAAATCTTTTGGCAGCGCCTCGTAAGGGATGCCCATTTCCCGGCACATATCCTTTGACCAGGAGTGAGTGCTGTAATCGTAGATTCCGCCTACATTTCCGGCAGAACAGTAATCCACCGTCAGTTTTCCGGTCATCTTATAAAGAATATAGCTGTGTATGGGGAGGATGTGTCGGATTTTTTCCCAGTTTTCCGGTTCGTTTTCTTTGACCCATAGTAATTTGGTGTAGCCAAAGTAGGAATCGGTGCCATTTCCTGTAGTCTGAAAAATGCGTTCTCTCCCGATCGTCTCTTCCACCATGCGGCGCTCTTTCTCCGCTCTGCGGTCCATCCAGATCAAGGCCGGACGTACGGACTTCATGGATTCATCGCACATAGCCCCGGTACCTCCATAGAGCGCGCTGATACAGATTGCTTCAATCGAGCTGTCCTGGGGCGGAAGGCTGGAGATGACAGCGTGTATGGTGGAGACGGCCGCTTCCAGCCAGACGTCTGGATCCTGTTCAGCCCAATTATTATGAAGCTGGATGATGCCGTATGTAGTAGAAGATTGAGAGAGTATGTGTCCATCTTTGTCTGTGGCAACAGCTTTTGTACCGGAAGTTCCAATATCACATCCAATGAAAATCTGTCTATTCATAAATAACCTCCTGCTGGCAGATGTGCCAGAACTATACGCCTAATTTTGCGTGAAGAAAATACATGGTTTTTTTCATCCGCTCATAGACGGCATCATCATCGTCTTCGAAAATTGTAACAACTTCCAGATACTGGGGGATATCGTTCAGTCCGGCTTCGGAAGTTGCCTTTATGATTCCTTCAGGGGTGACAATACCGTCCTGAGTGAAGTCCCAGTGCCGATCCCACTGCCCGTCTGTCTGCTGGAGATGGATAGAACCAATATAAGGGGCGCAGGTTTTAAGCCATAAGCCGATATCTGCCTCATCTTTTAAAAGGGGCTTATAAAGAGCGTGTCCCCAGTCGATCAAGAGTTTGATGGGGATATCACTTCCTTCTAGATCCTTCATCATCTGGACAGAGACGGAGGGGCTGTGGGGAAATTCTGTAATCAAAGGCGTTGCCTCGATATGGATTTCCTGAAGGCCGATCTGTTTGCCGTAAGATGCGATGGCGCGCAGGTGAGAAAGCATAGATTGATACAATTCTTCTCGTTTCTGCGGATTCCTTGCATCTTGATAATCCATGCCGCCCACAGGGGTCCCCATAATAGGAGAGCCAAGCTCCAGCGACAGATCGGCGGCCCGCTTGAAGAATTCTACCGAGATATCTTGCTGCTCCGGGTAGGGAGAGAGAAGCTGCGGGTAGGAATAGGAAGCCACGCCGCCAAATGTAGCATCGATAGATACGCCCGCATCGGCGAAGGCCTTCCGGTAGCGGTCGGCCATGGCTTTTCGCTTATCCTGCGGCCACCAGGGATCAATAAGATCCCATGTAAACTGGACATGCTCTACCTCGAAGTCCTTCCGGCACATGTGGGCCAGATAGTCAGGGCGGAGCCAACGTTTGACCGCGAAGGAAAGATTTAATCCGAATTTCATAGTTATACCTCCTTGTGGATTGATCACGCCTGAAGAGCTTCCTTCAGCTCTTTCATTCCGTTTTCGTATTCTTCCTTTGTGGGAGTTTTGCCATGGAAAGCGACTACATTCTCCATGAAGGAAACTCCTTTCCCTTTGATGGTGTGAGAAATGATTGCTGTCGGGCGGTCTTTGCATTTTCTGGCCATATCCAGAGCGTCAAAAATCTCTTCAAAATCATGCCCGTTGATCTCCAGGGTGTTCCAGCCAAAAGCGCGCCATTTGGCGGCAATATCCAGCATATCTTTGACCTTCTTTGTTTCGGCATCGTTCTGGAGTCCGTTGACGTCTGTAAAAGCAACCAGGTGATCCAAGTGATAATGAGAGGCGGTAGCCGCGGCTTCCCAGATTTCCCCCTCATTGATCTCGCCGTCGCCGATCATGCAGTAGACACGAGAGTCAATTTTCTGATGTCTGAGCCCAAGTGCCATGCCGCAGGCGGCAGACAATCCAATACCTAGGGAACCACTGGTCATCTCCACGCCGGGCGTCTTCTTCATATCAGGATGCCCCTGCAGCATAGAGTCGATGTGCCGAAAAGAAGTCATCAGCTTCTCTTTTGGAAAAAATCCGGCGTTTGCCAATGTGGCATAGAGGGCTGGAGCGGTGTGGCCTTTTGACAAAACAAAGCGATCCCGATCTTTTAGCTGCGGGCGTTTTGGATCATAGTGCATTTCGTCAAAATAGAGAGCTGTCAGGACTTCGACCATGGAAAATGATCCTCCAAGGTGGCCGGATTGGGCGTTGTAGATCATTTCCAGAATGTCTCTGCGGATGATATTTGCTTGTGTTTTTAAAATGGGAATATTTCTGGACATATCTTTTACCTACCTTTTCATACTGATTGCTTTTTTTGCTGCTTTTACAATGTGGGCGGAAGTAAGGCCGTATTTGGTATATAGTTCATCTTGGGAGCCGGATTCGCCAAAATGGTCATGGACGCCTACTTTTACTACAGGAACAGGATAGTTTTCTGACAAAAACTCACTGACCGCGCCGCCTAAGCCTCCAATGACTGAGTGATCTTCTGCGGTAACAAAGGCGCCGGTTTCCTTAGCTTTGTCTAATAGAAGATCCTCTGGCAGCGGCTTGATGGAATACATATTCAGTACGGTAGCCCGAATCCCCTCAGCGGCTAAGGCGGAGGCGGCGAGAAGGGCTTGCTCTGTCATTAATCCGCAGGCCGCGATTGTAACATCCGAACCATTGGCGAGAAGGTCGGCGCCTCCTGGGATGAATTCCTTAGAGCCGCTGAAGATATCTTCCGCGAGATCCCTCCCCAGTCTTAAATAGGCGGGCCCATTGTGTTTAAGCATGGCGCTTACAGCTGCTTTTGTCTCTGTTACGTCAGCGGCCGCAAAGACTTTGAAGTTTGGG is part of the Lachnospiraceae bacterium KGMB03038 genome and encodes:
- a CDS encoding transketolase family protein, producing the protein MKKSFRSTMIDTIMENAEIYPNMVVLNADSARALKLTDFQAAYPDRMFGVGISEADLIGTAAGMATTGLIPVVVGFSMFVSEKPFEQIRQAIAYPNLNVKIIATHSGLCVGQDGATHQALEDMAVIRTLPNFKVFAAADVTETKAAVSAMLKHNGPAYLRLGRDLAEDIFSGSKEFIPGGADLLANGSDVTIAACGLMTEQALLAASALAAEGIRATVLNMYSIKPLPEDLLLDKAKETGAFVTAEDHSVIGGLGGAVSEFLSENYPVPVVKVGVHDHFGESGSQDELYTKYGLTSAHIVKAAKKAISMKR
- a CDS encoding TIM barrel protein; this encodes MKFGLNLSFAVKRWLRPDYLAHMCRKDFEVEHVQFTWDLIDPWWPQDKRKAMADRYRKAFADAGVSIDATFGGVASYSYPQLLSPYPEQQDISVEFFKRAADLSLELGSPIMGTPVGGMDYQDARNPQKREELYQSMLSHLRAIASYGKQIGLQEIHIEATPLITEFPHSPSVSVQMMKDLEGSDIPIKLLIDWGHALYKPLLKDEADIGLWLKTCAPYIGSIHLQQTDGQWDRHWDFTQDGIVTPEGIIKATSEAGLNDIPQYLEVVTIFEDDDDAVYERMKKTMYFLHAKLGV
- a CDS encoding transketolase, translated to MSRNIPILKTQANIIRRDILEMIYNAQSGHLGGSFSMVEVLTALYFDEMHYDPKRPQLKDRDRFVLSKGHTAPALYATLANAGFFPKEKLMTSFRHIDSMLQGHPDMKKTPGVEMTSGSLGIGLSAACGMALGLRHQKIDSRVYCMIGDGEINEGEIWEAAATASHYHLDHLVAFTDVNGLQNDAETKKVKDMLDIAAKWRAFGWNTLEINGHDFEEIFDALDMARKCKDRPTAIISHTIKGKGVSFMENVVAFHGKTPTKEEYENGMKELKEALQA